TAAAGATGATGATTTTCTTGTTATTTTTTCTGGATTAGGAATTTTTTATAAGAACCAAGGTTTTTATCATCTAGCAGAAACTTGGTTTGCGTCAGGGTTATCTCTTACTCAGGAGCATTTTGGAACAAACAATCTTCTTGTAGCAAGTAGCCTGAATAATTTAGCTGTTATCTATGAACTTCAAGGGCGATACCAGGAGGCTGAATCACATTATATTCAAGCTTTAAAAATTAGAAAAAAGCTATTAATTAATACACATCCTGACCTAGCAACTAGCTTCAGTAATTTAGGAGATTTGTATCGTTCTCAAGGGCGATATGAAGAATCTAAACCTCTATTACTGCAATCTTTAAAAATTAGAAAGTATGTATTTGGAGACATACATCCTGAAGTTGCAACCAGTCTCAATAATTTATCATCTTTTTACTATGCTCAAGGTCTTTATAGAGAAGCAGAACCATTATTGTTGCAATCATTGAAAATAGTCAAAAAATTAAATGGTAATAATCATCCTGAAGTCGCAACTAAACTCAATAATTTAGCTAGTATCTACCAGTTTCAAGGGCGTTACAATGAAGCAGAGCCAGTATTTCTGCAAGCTATAGAGATTGACAAACAGTGGTATGGTTTAGAACATCCTGAAGTCGCAACAGACTTAAATAATTTGGGACTTTTTTACCATGTTCAAGGTAATTATAAAAAGGCAGAATCTCTGCTTGTTGAATCCTTAGAAATTCAACAAAATTGTAAGGGTAAAGATCATCCTGATGTGGCGACTACTCTAAACTGTTTAGCTACTCTTTACCGAGAACAAAATCGCTATAATGAAGCTGAGGCTATGTTTTTGCAGGCTTTAGAAATTGATAAACGCTATAAGGCAGAAGCACATCCTGATATTATTAATGACCTCAATGGTCTTGGCAATGTTTATTTAGATCAACGCCTTTTTGATAAGGCTGAATCTCTATACTTAAAAGCATTAGAACTAGCTCGTTTAACAGGGGAATATCAACCCAATATGGTAGCTAGTTTAAAAAATCTTTCTCTTCTGTATTATTACCAAGATAGACATAAAGAAGCTGAACCACTAATGTTACAAGCATTTAAAATTTGTAAAATGCTGCTTGGCTCGAACCATCCTGAGACTGTTGATTGTTACCAAGGACTTAACATGATTCGTCATAAAATAGATAGCGCCACAAGCGCAAACTCATCTAGGTATGATCTAGATGGAAACAAAAGTAAAAATACTAACAAGCCCAAAAAATTCTGGGATTTATAGAAATTGTAAAAATAAATTCGTCATTCATCAATTTATATCAACGGAGAGGGGGAGATTCGAACTCCCGGAAGCTTTCACTTCACCTGATTTCAAGTCAGGCGCATTCGACCACTCTGCCACCTCTCCAAATTACTTGTCAGAATTGTGAAATACAAAAACTGACAAATAACATCATAACATATAATTACAGAATTGGCACTACTGAAAGAGAAGAATTATAAAAAATTTCCTCAGCAGCCACCTGGAAGTCCTTACCCACCCAAACGAGAGAAGCTTTTGTTACCACACCCCCCTCTAGGTCAACCAGGGAAAAATTCCGCAGTTTTACGCCATTTTCTTCGACAATTCGGGGTACAGTAGCGGCATTTAAATAAATTGTTCCCTCTGGACTTCTAAAAACAGCCTTCCTTTGCAGCTTTTTAGTATGGCGCAGAGTGCGGTGCATATGACCAAAAGTGACTAGGGAAACAGTTTTCTTCATGTTGAGACTTTGAGAAATCGCTTCTGCTAAATCTGGATCACCAAAATCACCACCGATAGGATGCCAATCTTTTCCACAGGGGTCTTCAGGGCGATCGCCTAAACCACTCGGTCCATTGTGTCCTAGAAAAATAATATTTTCACAAGTAACGCTTTTCACCACTTGCACGATTTTATCTGCGGACTCCTCCAGACTAGAGACACCATACCGTTCTTTACAGATATCAGCAAATCTCCATTCTGGTCCACCCCAGGTAAAAGGACGACCACCCACTACAGTTAAATTCCAATCTGGAAAATCCAACTTACCATAACCGACTTGGGCAGATCCTAATAAATCGAGTTGTTCCTGTACCCAGTCTTCCTTAGTGCGGTCGTAGGGACACTTTTTCCGTCCCCATTCAGTAGCAGTGTACCATGCGTCGTGGTTGCCCATTACCGCTGCTTTGGGAATATCCAGGGAAGCGATCGCTCTGACCACATCCACTGACTCATTCCCGAAATCTCCGACAAACAGCACCAAATCAACACCCAGATGCTTGAGTGCTATACCGTCTTCTACTTCCCATTGGTCGTGAACATCGCCAATTACAGCAATTTTGAGGGTTATTGATTGAGTTTTCTGACTTGTCATGCCACTTTAAAAAGCCGTATATCTCCAGGATATGAAACTCTACCGGATTTGGACATAAATTGCCCACATCAACCGTCTACTATTTTTGGTAAAAACTACTATAATTGAATCCACAAGGTAATATAATTTTACAAAAAAGCAGTTCTTAATTGTGTTTACAACTACACTGGCTCGACCACAGGGTACACTACCACTAGATTTATTTGCCGCTATTGAGGATCTAAAAACAGAACTCAACGCGGTGATATTAGCGCATTACTATCAAGATCCAGATATACAGGATATTGCAGATTTTATTGGCGATTCTTTACAATTAGCAAGAGCAGC
This Anabaena sphaerica FACHB-251 DNA region includes the following protein-coding sequences:
- a CDS encoding TIGR04168 family protein, whose protein sequence is MTSQKTQSITLKIAVIGDVHDQWEVEDGIALKHLGVDLVLFVGDFGNESVDVVRAIASLDIPKAAVMGNHDAWYTATEWGRKKCPYDRTKEDWVQEQLDLLGSAQVGYGKLDFPDWNLTVVGGRPFTWGGPEWRFADICKERYGVSSLEESADKIVQVVKSVTCENIIFLGHNGPSGLGDRPEDPCGKDWHPIGGDFGDPDLAEAISQSLNMKKTVSLVTFGHMHRTLRHTKKLQRKAVFRSPEGTIYLNAATVPRIVEENGVKLRNFSLVDLEGGVVTKASLVWVGKDFQVAAEEIFYNSSLSVVPIL